The Kribbella sp. NBC_00662 nucleotide sequence AGCCCCGCGCAAGAAGGCGGCCGCGGGCCGGCCGGTGCCGCGCCGTCGACCGGACGGCGCGGAGCGGAAGGCCCCGGCGAAGAAAGCGCCGGCCAAGAAGGCGGCAGTAAAGAAGAGTGCTGCCAAGAAGCGGCCGCCGCAGAATCGGCCGCAGCCTCGGCCCAAGCGGCGGAAGGTGCGGAAGGCGCCTCGGATGTTGCGGTTGGGGCGGCCGGCGGTGCGGTTGCGGGTTACGTTCGGGGTGATGGCGTTTGTGTTGTCGCTGTTCGCCGGGCGGCTCGTGTTGCTGCAGGGGGTGGACCCGGACAGCTACGCGCAGGCGGCGACCCGGGAGAACACGAAGCCGTTCATCCTGCACGCGACCCGCGGCGCGATCACCGACCGCAACGGCGTCGAGCTCGCGGTCTCCGAGGACGCGGTAGCGATCACCGCGGACCCGACACAGACCAAGCCCGTCGCGCAGCAGCTCGCCTCGATCCTCGCGCCGAAGGTCACCGGTACGACGTACGGCAAGCTGATCTCCGCGATGACCGGCAAGGGCCGCTTCGCCTACCTCGCGCACCACGTCCCGCCGACGACGTGGAGCGCGATCCAGGCCGAGATCAAGACCGCGAACGCGACCATCTCCCAGCAGAACAAGGGCAGACCGCAGGACCAGGCAGCACCGCTGCTGGCCGGCCTGTACACCGAGGACGACCCGATCCGCAGCCACCCGAACGGCAGCATCGCCGCGAGCGTGGTCGGCGTGACCGGTGCCGACGGCAAGGGCCTGTCCGGACTCGAGTACGGCCTGAACGACAAGCTGTCCGGCCACGACGGCCGGGCGATGTACGAGGTCGACACCAAGGGCAACAAGATCCCGAACGCGAACCACACGGTCGAGGAGCCCAAGCCCGGTGTCGGCATACAGCTGACCCTGGACACCGATCTGCAGTTCTTCGCGGAGAAGCGGATCGAACAGGCGGTCAAGCAGTACAAGGCCAGTGCCGGGACGGTGATCACGATGGACGTGAAGTCCGGCGAGATCCTCGCGATGGCCAACTACCCCTCGTTCGACCCGAACCAGCCGGTGACGAAGACCACCAACCTGAGCAACCCCGCCCTGGAGCGCTCCTACGAACCCGGCAGCGTGCAGAAGGTGGTCACGATGGCCGCGCTCGCCGACGCCGGGCTGATCACGCCGGACTCCAAGCTCGTCGTTCCCGGCAGCATCGACGTGCAGCGCCGGACCATCAAGGACCACTGGGACCACGGGACCCTGCACCTGACCGCGGCCGGCGTGATCGCGAAGTCGTCCAACGTGGGCACGATCCTCGCGGCCCGGCAGATGCAGATCCCGCAGTTCGTGAAATACCTGCACGACTTCGGCTTCAGCGAGCCGACCGGCCTGAACTTCCCCGGCGAGACCAACGGCCGGATGCCGGCGGGCGACGAGTGGCCCGAGATCAGCCGGTCGAACATCGCCTTCGGCCAGGGCCTCGCCGTGAACGCCGTGCAGGAGGCGGCGGCGGTGAACGCGGTCGCCAACGGCGGCATCTACGTCCCGCCGAAGCTCGTCCGCGACTACGTCGACGCGAACGGCACGACGATTCCGAACCAGACCGCGGCGCCACGGCGGGTGGTCAGCGAGCAGGCGGCCAAGATCGTCACGACGATGATGGAGGCCGTGACGTCGAAGAAGGGCGGCACCGCACCGCAGGCCGCGATCGACGGTTACCTGGTCGCAGGCAAGACCGGCACGGCGCAGCAGGTCGTCCCGGGCACCGGCAAGTACGGCAGGTGGGCGACTTCTTTTGCCGGATTTGCCCCGGCAGACAACCCACGGTTCATGACGTACGTCGTACTGCACGATCCCGTCGGTGCGCGGGGTGGTGGCTTCCAGGGAGGACCGGTGTTCCGGGACGTGATGAGTTACGCGCTGCAGAAGTACGTCGTGCCGCCATCGGGGGCGCAGCAGCCGAGCATTCCGCTGACTTGGTGACGCAGGGTCAGGTAGGAGTCACAGGGTCCGGAGCGGTAGCCTCAGGGCCCGTGTCCACCCCTACCGCCGCAGGCGGCGCGGTCGCAGCGATCAGGCCACGGCACGTCGTGCCGGTCAGCCTCGCCGACCTCGCGAGCGTCGCCCACACACAGCTGCCGGCAGAGTCGCCGGCAGCGGTTACCGGCGTCACCCTCGACTCGCGTTCCGTCCTTCCCGGCGACCTGTACGCCGCTCTGCCCGGTGCGGTCACGCATGGTGCGGAGTATGTCGCGAAAGCCCAGCAGGCCGGCGCCATCGCCGTACTCACCGACCCCACCGGAGCTGACCGGGCCGCTGCGACCGGACTGCCGGTGCTGGTTGTCGACAACCCGCGCAGCGTCCTCGGCGCGGTCGCGTCCCGTGTCTACGGCGAGCCGACCAGTGAGCTGCGGCTGCTCGGGGTGACAGGGACGAACGGCAAGACCACGACCAGCTTCCTGCTGGACGCCGTACTGCGGGGGCTCGGTCCGGCAGCGTTGATCGGGACGATTCAAACGCGTGTCGGCGACGAGGTCGTGAAGAGTGTCCGGACCACGCCGGAGGCCACCGACCTGCAGGCGCTGTTCGCGGTGATGCGGGAGCGGGCGGTCGAGTGGTGCGCGATGGAGGTGTCGAGCCACGCGCTGGCCTTGGGGCGCGTCGACGGTGCTCGATTCGCGGTCGCGGGGTTCACCAACCTCACGCAGGACCATCTGGACTTCCACAAGACGTTCGAGGAGTACTTCCAGGCGAAGGCCTCGTTGTTCACCCCGGAGCGGTGTGATGTAGCTGTGGTGACCATCGACGACGAGTACGGACGCAGGCTGGCGGCACAGACCGTCGTACCGCTGGTCACTGTGTCGACCAAGGGCGACGCCGACTGGACCGTGGCCAACCGGCATCAGTCCGAGCACGGCACGACTGTGTTCGACGCGACAGGGCCGGACGAGACGCTGACGCTGGAGATCGCGCTTCCGGGCGGGTTCAACATCGCCAACGCACTGCTGGCGACCGTGATGCTGCGCCAGGCCGGCGTACCCGCCGACGCGATCGCGGCCGGTCTTCGGACGGCGGCCGTGCCCGGGCGGATGGAGCTGTTCACCCGCGAGGACGGCCTGGCCGTGATCGTCGACTACGCACACACCCCGGACGCGGTCGAGCTGGCGCTGCAGGCGGCGCGTGGCGCGACCAAGGGCCGGCTGTTCGCAGTCGTCGGCTGTGGCGGTGACCGCGACCCGTGGAAGCGGCCGGCGATGGGCGCCGCGGCCGCCCGGACCGCGGACGTGGTGATCGTGACCGACGACAACCCGCGCAGCGAGGACCCGGCGGCGATCCGCGCCGCGGCCGTGCAAGGTGCGCGGGAGGCGCTTCCGGCCGTCGACCTGCACGAGATCGGCGACCGCCGGCAGGCCATCGCGTCCGCGATCGACCTGGCCGGCCCGGGCGACACCGTCGTCGTACTCGGGAAGGGCCATGAGACCGGCCAGGACGTCGGCGGTGTGATCCACCCGTTCGACGACCGCGAAACCGTGCGTGACCTGTTGGAGGCAGACCGGTGATCCCTGTCAGTTGCGGCGAGATCGCCGACGCCGTCCGCGGCGAGCTCGTGGGCGTCGAGCCCGCGGCCGTCGTCGACGGCTCGGTGGTGATCGATTCGCGAGCCGCCGAACCGGGTGGGCTGTTCGTCGCCCTGCCCGGTGAGCGCGTCGACGGGCACGACTACGTCGGTACGGCGACCGCGGCAGGCGTCACCGCCTCGCTGACCACCCGGCCGATCGAGGGGAGCCCGTGCATCGTCGTCGACGACCCGCAGCGCGCCCTCGGCGATCTGGCCCGGTTTGTCGTCGGCAAGCTGCCGGACCTGACCGTGATCGCCCTCACCGGTTCGTCCGGCAAGACCAGCACCAAGGACCTGATCGCCCAGGTCATCCGTCCGTACGGCGAGACCGTGTCGCCCGAGGGATCGTTCAACAACGAGCTCGGGCATCCGCTCACCGCGCTGCAGGCGACCGCGACGACGAAGTACCTCATCGCCGAGATGGGAACGCGGCACCAGGGCGACCTCACCTACCTGACCGGGATCACCCCGCCGGACATCGGCCTGGTGCTGAACGTCGGCACCTCGCACATCGGCGAGTTCGGATCGCAGGACAACATCGCGCTCGCCAAGGGCGAGCTGATCGAGGCGGTGCCGGCGGACGGCATCGCGATCCTGAACGCCGACGACCACCGGGTCGCCGCGATGCGGAGCCGGACGCTGGCCCGCGTGCTGACGTTCGGCGAGGCGGCCGAGGCCGACATCCGCGCGGAGGGCGTCAAGCTCGACGCGGAAGGACGTCCCGCGTTCGCCCTGCATCTCGGCGACTTCAGCGGCGACGTGCAGCTGCAGTTCATCGGCGAGCACTACGTGTCGAACGCGCTGGCCGCCGCGGCGGTCGGGTCGGCGATCGGCCTGACGCCGGAGCAGATCACCCACGGCCTGAACGCCGCCACCCGGGTGTCGGCCGCGCGGATGGAGCTGACCGAGCGGGCCGACGGTGTGACGATCATCAACGACGCGTTCAACGCCAACCCCGACTCGACCCGCGCGGCGCTGAAGTCGCTGGTCGCCATCGGCCGGTCGCGGGACGCGCGGACCTGGGCGGTGCTCGGCGAGATGCTCGAGCTCGGCGACACCTCGGCCGACGAGCACGACGCGATCGGGCGGCTCGTCGTACGGCTGGACGTGAACCGGCTGGTCGTGGTCGGCGAGGGCGCGAAACCGATCCATCTCGGCGCCTCGCTGGAAGGCTCGTGGGGCAACGAGTCCGTGTTCGTCGACACGATCCCGGAAGCGCTCGAACTGCTCAGGTCCGAGCTGCGCGCGGGAGACGTCGTACTGGTGAAGTCCTCTAAGGGCTCGAAACTGCGCAGCCTCGCTGAGGCATTGCTGGAGGACCTGCAGTGATCTCGATCCTGTTCGGCGGCGCCGTCGCGATGGTGCTGACGCTGATCGGCACCCGCTGGGCGATCGCCCTGCTGTCGAAGCGCGGTTACGGTCAGGAGATCCGCGACGACGGCCCGACCTCGCACCACACCAAGCGCGGTACGCCGACGATGGGCGGCACCGTGTTCATCCTGGCCACGATCGTCGGGTACTTCGCGGCGAAGGTCTTCACGATGACCGCTCCGACCGCATCCGCCCTGCTCGTGCTGTTCCTGATGGCCGGAATGGGCGCGGTCGGCTTCCTCGACGACTTCATCAAGATCTTCCGGCAGCGCAGCCTCGGCCTGCGCAGCAAGGCGAAACTCGCCGGCCAGACAATGGTCGCGGTGATCTTCGCGGTGCTGGCGCTGCAGTTCCCGGACGACCGTGGGCAGAAGCCGGCCTCGCCGTTCATCTCGTTCATCCGCGACATCGGCTGGCTGGAGCTGCCGGCCATCCTGGTGATCATCTGGATCCTGCTGCTGATCGCGGGCATGTCGAACGGCGTCAACCTCGCCGACGGCCTGGACGGGCTCGCGACGGGCGCGTCGATGATGGTGTTCGGCGCCTACACGCTGATCTGCATCTGGCAGTTCAACCAGAGCTGCGCGACCGCGCAGGGCGTCGGCGCCAAGTGCTACGAGGTCCGAGATCCGCATGACCTGGCTGTGGTCGCGGCCTGTCTGACCGGCGCGCTGTTCGGGTTCCTGTGGTGGAACGCGTCGCCGGCCAAGATCTTCATGGGTGACACCGGTTCGCTGTCGCTCGGCGGTGCGCTGGCAGGTCTTGCGGTGATGACCCGGACCGAGCTGCTCGTGCTGCTGCTCGGCGGTCTGTTCGTCATCATCACCGCCTCGGTCATCCTGCAGGTCGGCTACTTCAAGGTGACAAAACGTACGGCGGGAGTCGGGAAACGACTCTTCCGAATGGCGCCGCTGCAGCATCACTTCGAGATGCTCGGCTGGGAGCAGGTCAACGTCGTGATCCGGTTCTGGATCATCCAAGGCCTGTGTGTGGTGATCGGTCTCGGGGTCTTCTACGCGGAATGGGTGACCGGATGAGTCTCGAGACACGGACCGACGACGGTTGGGCGACGACACGGTTCGTCGTGCTCGGCTTCGGTACTGCGGGCTACGCCTGCGCCGACTCCCTGATCCAGGCCGGCGCCGAGCACCTCGTCGTACTCGACGATCGCGACAACGAGGCGCTGCGTGAGAAGGCAGTGATCCTGGAGACGCTCGGTGCGACGATCACGCTCGGCCCGGGCAGTACGGCGGAGCTGCCGAAGGACGTCGACGTCGTCGTCACGTCTCCCGGCGTACCGCCGCACGCGCCGTTGCTCGCGCAGGCCGCCGAGCGCGACGTACCGATCTGGAGCGAGATCGAGCTGGCCTGGCGACTGCGCGACCCGGCCAACGCCGCACCGTGGTTGTGCCTCACCGGCACCAACGGCAAGACCACGACCGTCCAGATGCTGACCGCGATGTTGCGGGCCGCCGGTCTCCGGACCGTTGCCGCGGGCAACGTCGGGCTGCCGCTGCTCGAGGCCGTGATGGACCCCGAGCCGTACGACGTGATCGCGGTCGAGCTGTCCAGCCAGCAGTTGCACTACACGTATTCGATGTCGGCACACTCGGCCGCCGTCCTGAATGTCGCATCGGATCACGTCGACTGGCACGGCTCGCTCGACGCGTACGCCAAGGCCAAGGGCCGCATCTACGAGAACTGCCAGATCGCGTGCGTCTACAACGTCGCGGACAAGGCGACCGAGCAGCTGGTGATGGACGCGGACGTGATCGAGGGCTGCCGCGCGATCGGCTTCACCCTCGGTACGCCGGGACTGTCGATGGTCGGGATCGTCGACGACCTGCTGGTCGACCGGGCGTTCATCGAGCAGCGGGCGACGTCCGCACTGGAGCTGGCGATGATCTCCGATGTCACGCCGGCCGCACCGCACAACATCGCGAACGCGCTGGCCGCGGCCGCGCTGGCGCGGGCGTTCGGCGTACCGGCGACCGCGGTCCGCGACGGGCTGCGCGGGTTCCGGCCGGACAAGCACCGGATCGCGCAGGTCGCAGAGGTTGCCGGGGTCAACTATGTCGACGACTCGAAGGCGACCAACCCGCATGCCGCGCAGGCCTCGCTGCTCGCGTACGAGCACGTGGTGTGGATCGCCGGCGGCCAGGCCAAGGGTGCGACGTTCGACGAGCTCGTGATCGCGGCCCGCGAGCGGTTGCGGGCCGTCGTGCTGATGGGCCAGGACAAGCAGGTGATCGCCGAAGCACTCGAGCGACACGCACCAGATGTCCCGAGGATCGTCGTCGAGGCAACAGACACTGGAGCTATGCAGATCGTGGTGGGGGAGGCGGCGAAGCTCGCACAGGTGGGTGACACCGTGCTGCTCGCGCCCGGCTGCGCATCCTGGGACATGTTCGCCAACTACGGAGCCCGTGGGGACGCCTTCACCGAAGCCGTACGCGCGCTCGGTAACTGATCCGGAGGTGATCGCGTGACCTCGATCGCGGATCAGCCCGAGGGCAGGAAGAACGCTGAACGGCCCTGGGTCGCGGCGATCCGGGACGTGCTCGACCGGCCGCTGACGTCGTACCACATCGTGCTCGGCGCGACCGGCCTGCTGCTGGTGCTCGGGCTGATGATGGTGCTGTCGGCATCGAGTGTGCTGTCGCTGCGGGTCAACGGGAACAGCTACACGATCTTCGTCCGGCAACTGATCTGGGTCGTGGTCGGCCTGCCGATGGCCTACGTCGCCTCGCGGATGACACCACGGCACTTCCGCATGCTCGCGTACGTCGCGCTGCTCGGCTCGATCTTCCTGCTCGTGCTGACCTACATCCCCGGCCTCGGCGTCGGCGTGAACGGCAACACCAACTGGCTGAACCTCGGCGGACCGCTGCAGATCCAGCCGAGCGAGTTCGCCAAGCTGGCAATGGTGATGTGGTGTGCGGATCTCTATGCGCGCAAGGAGAAACTGCTCACCCAGTGGAAGCATCTGCTGGTCCCGATGGTGCCGGTCTGCGGTCTGGTGATCGCGCTGGTGGTCGGGCAGCACGACCTCGGTACGGCGCTGGTACTGATGGCCGTGATGATCGGCATGATCTGGATCGTCGGCGCACCGACCCGCCTGTTCGTCGCGACGATCGTCGTGGTCGGCGCGGTCGCGACGTACTTCGTCAACGCGGAGAAGTACCGGATGCAGCGGGTCACGTCATTCCTGGACCCGTTCTCGGACCCGATGGGTGTCGGCTGGCAGGCGTACCACTCGTTCTACGCGCTCTCCACCGGCGGTTGGTGGGGCGTCGGCATCGGCAACAGCCGGCAGAAGTGGAGCAACCTGCCGGAGGCGCACACCGACTTCATCTTCTCGGTGATCGGCGAGGAGCTCGGCCTGGTCGGGTCGCTCACCGTGCTTGCTCTGTTCCTCACGCTGGCGTACGCCGGAGTGCGGATCGCGACCCGGAACACCGAGCCGTTCGTCCGCTATGCGGCGGCGGGGATCACCATCTGGATCATGGCCCAGACGCTCGTCAACCTGGGCGCCGTGATCGGACTGCTACCCATCGTGGGTATCCCGCTCCCGCTTTTGTCGTACGGTGGTTCCGCACTGCTGCCGACGCTGATCGCGATCGGCATGCTGCTGTCCTTCGCGAAGGCCGAGCCCGGCGCGCAGGCCGCCCTGAAAGAGACCCGGCGGCCACGGTTCGGGTGGCTGCCTTCGCGGCGTACGCCGCAACACAAGTGAACCCGCGGGAGCGTTGAAAGCTGTGCCCAGCATCGTTCTGGCCGGCGGCGGTAGCGCCGGCCACACCTCACCCCTGATCGCCACCGCCGACGCGCTGCGCCGGATCGACCCGACCGTCGAGATCCTCGCCCTCGGCACCGAGCGCGGCCTCGAGACCCGGGTGGTGCCGGAGGCCGGCTACCGGCTGGAGCTGATCCCGCCGGTGCCGCTGCCCCGCAAGCCCACGCCGGCGCTGCTCGCCGTACCGGGGAAGATGCTGGCCTCGGTCAGCGCGGCCCGGCGGGTGCTCGACGAGGCGAAGGCCGACGTCCTGGTCGGGTTCGGCGGTTACGTGTCCACCCCGGCGTACGTCGCCGCCTGGCGGCGGAAGACGCCGATCGTCGTGCACGAGGGCAACGCGGTGCCTGGGATCGCGAACAAGTTCGCCGCCCGCTACTGCACGCAGCACGTGAAGACGTCGTTCCCCGGCAGCGAGCTGCCGCACGCCGAGTACGTCGGGCTGCCGATCCGGCGCGCGATCTCGACGCTCGACCGGGCCGCGCTGCGGGCCGAGGCCCGGCAGTTCTTCGGCCTCGACCCGGATGCGCCGACGCTGTTCGTCACCGGCGGGTCGCAGGGTGCGCGGCAGATCAACGAGGCCGTCTCCGGCGCCGCGGCCGACCTGCAGGCGGCAGGTATCCAGGTCCTGCACGCGATCGGCCCGAAGAACAGCCTCGAAGTACCGCAGACCGGCCGCTATCCGTACGTCGTCCTGAACTACGTCGACCGGATGGACCTGGCGTACGCCGCGGCCGACCTGGTCGTCTGCCGGTCCGGGGCGAACACCGTGACCGAGGTCTCCGGCGTCGGACTGCCCGCGATCTACGTTCCGCTGCCGATCGGTAACGGTGAGCAGCGGCTGAACGCCAAGCCCGTGGTGGACGTGGGCGGAGGTGTGCTGATCGACAACGCGCAGATGACCGCGGA carries:
- a CDS encoding peptidoglycan D,D-transpeptidase FtsI family protein; translation: MAFVLSLFAGRLVLLQGVDPDSYAQAATRENTKPFILHATRGAITDRNGVELAVSEDAVAITADPTQTKPVAQQLASILAPKVTGTTYGKLISAMTGKGRFAYLAHHVPPTTWSAIQAEIKTANATISQQNKGRPQDQAAPLLAGLYTEDDPIRSHPNGSIAASVVGVTGADGKGLSGLEYGLNDKLSGHDGRAMYEVDTKGNKIPNANHTVEEPKPGVGIQLTLDTDLQFFAEKRIEQAVKQYKASAGTVITMDVKSGEILAMANYPSFDPNQPVTKTTNLSNPALERSYEPGSVQKVVTMAALADAGLITPDSKLVVPGSIDVQRRTIKDHWDHGTLHLTAAGVIAKSSNVGTILAARQMQIPQFVKYLHDFGFSEPTGLNFPGETNGRMPAGDEWPEISRSNIAFGQGLAVNAVQEAAAVNAVANGGIYVPPKLVRDYVDANGTTIPNQTAAPRRVVSEQAAKIVTTMMEAVTSKKGGTAPQAAIDGYLVAGKTGTAQQVVPGTGKYGRWATSFAGFAPADNPRFMTYVVLHDPVGARGGGFQGGPVFRDVMSYALQKYVVPPSGAQQPSIPLTW
- a CDS encoding UDP-N-acetylmuramoyl-L-alanyl-D-glutamate--2,6-diaminopimelate ligase, which codes for MSTPTAAGGAVAAIRPRHVVPVSLADLASVAHTQLPAESPAAVTGVTLDSRSVLPGDLYAALPGAVTHGAEYVAKAQQAGAIAVLTDPTGADRAAATGLPVLVVDNPRSVLGAVASRVYGEPTSELRLLGVTGTNGKTTTSFLLDAVLRGLGPAALIGTIQTRVGDEVVKSVRTTPEATDLQALFAVMRERAVEWCAMEVSSHALALGRVDGARFAVAGFTNLTQDHLDFHKTFEEYFQAKASLFTPERCDVAVVTIDDEYGRRLAAQTVVPLVTVSTKGDADWTVANRHQSEHGTTVFDATGPDETLTLEIALPGGFNIANALLATVMLRQAGVPADAIAAGLRTAAVPGRMELFTREDGLAVIVDYAHTPDAVELALQAARGATKGRLFAVVGCGGDRDPWKRPAMGAAAARTADVVIVTDDNPRSEDPAAIRAAAVQGAREALPAVDLHEIGDRRQAIASAIDLAGPGDTVVVLGKGHETGQDVGGVIHPFDDRETVRDLLEADR
- the murF gene encoding UDP-N-acetylmuramoyl-tripeptide--D-alanyl-D-alanine ligase; amino-acid sequence: MIPVSCGEIADAVRGELVGVEPAAVVDGSVVIDSRAAEPGGLFVALPGERVDGHDYVGTATAAGVTASLTTRPIEGSPCIVVDDPQRALGDLARFVVGKLPDLTVIALTGSSGKTSTKDLIAQVIRPYGETVSPEGSFNNELGHPLTALQATATTKYLIAEMGTRHQGDLTYLTGITPPDIGLVLNVGTSHIGEFGSQDNIALAKGELIEAVPADGIAILNADDHRVAAMRSRTLARVLTFGEAAEADIRAEGVKLDAEGRPAFALHLGDFSGDVQLQFIGEHYVSNALAAAAVGSAIGLTPEQITHGLNAATRVSAARMELTERADGVTIINDAFNANPDSTRAALKSLVAIGRSRDARTWAVLGEMLELGDTSADEHDAIGRLVVRLDVNRLVVVGEGAKPIHLGASLEGSWGNESVFVDTIPEALELLRSELRAGDVVLVKSSKGSKLRSLAEALLEDLQ
- the mraY gene encoding phospho-N-acetylmuramoyl-pentapeptide-transferase produces the protein MISILFGGAVAMVLTLIGTRWAIALLSKRGYGQEIRDDGPTSHHTKRGTPTMGGTVFILATIVGYFAAKVFTMTAPTASALLVLFLMAGMGAVGFLDDFIKIFRQRSLGLRSKAKLAGQTMVAVIFAVLALQFPDDRGQKPASPFISFIRDIGWLELPAILVIIWILLLIAGMSNGVNLADGLDGLATGASMMVFGAYTLICIWQFNQSCATAQGVGAKCYEVRDPHDLAVVAACLTGALFGFLWWNASPAKIFMGDTGSLSLGGALAGLAVMTRTELLVLLLGGLFVIITASVILQVGYFKVTKRTAGVGKRLFRMAPLQHHFEMLGWEQVNVVIRFWIIQGLCVVIGLGVFYAEWVTG
- the murD gene encoding UDP-N-acetylmuramoyl-L-alanine--D-glutamate ligase translates to MSLETRTDDGWATTRFVVLGFGTAGYACADSLIQAGAEHLVVLDDRDNEALREKAVILETLGATITLGPGSTAELPKDVDVVVTSPGVPPHAPLLAQAAERDVPIWSEIELAWRLRDPANAAPWLCLTGTNGKTTTVQMLTAMLRAAGLRTVAAGNVGLPLLEAVMDPEPYDVIAVELSSQQLHYTYSMSAHSAAVLNVASDHVDWHGSLDAYAKAKGRIYENCQIACVYNVADKATEQLVMDADVIEGCRAIGFTLGTPGLSMVGIVDDLLVDRAFIEQRATSALELAMISDVTPAAPHNIANALAAAALARAFGVPATAVRDGLRGFRPDKHRIAQVAEVAGVNYVDDSKATNPHAAQASLLAYEHVVWIAGGQAKGATFDELVIAARERLRAVVLMGQDKQVIAEALERHAPDVPRIVVEATDTGAMQIVVGEAAKLAQVGDTVLLAPGCASWDMFANYGARGDAFTEAVRALGN
- the ftsW gene encoding putative lipid II flippase FtsW; amino-acid sequence: MTSIADQPEGRKNAERPWVAAIRDVLDRPLTSYHIVLGATGLLLVLGLMMVLSASSVLSLRVNGNSYTIFVRQLIWVVVGLPMAYVASRMTPRHFRMLAYVALLGSIFLLVLTYIPGLGVGVNGNTNWLNLGGPLQIQPSEFAKLAMVMWCADLYARKEKLLTQWKHLLVPMVPVCGLVIALVVGQHDLGTALVLMAVMIGMIWIVGAPTRLFVATIVVVGAVATYFVNAEKYRMQRVTSFLDPFSDPMGVGWQAYHSFYALSTGGWWGVGIGNSRQKWSNLPEAHTDFIFSVIGEELGLVGSLTVLALFLTLAYAGVRIATRNTEPFVRYAAAGITIWIMAQTLVNLGAVIGLLPIVGIPLPLLSYGGSALLPTLIAIGMLLSFAKAEPGAQAALKETRRPRFGWLPSRRTPQHK
- the murG gene encoding undecaprenyldiphospho-muramoylpentapeptide beta-N-acetylglucosaminyltransferase; its protein translation is MPSIVLAGGGSAGHTSPLIATADALRRIDPTVEILALGTERGLETRVVPEAGYRLELIPPVPLPRKPTPALLAVPGKMLASVSAARRVLDEAKADVLVGFGGYVSTPAYVAAWRRKTPIVVHEGNAVPGIANKFAARYCTQHVKTSFPGSELPHAEYVGLPIRRAISTLDRAALRAEARQFFGLDPDAPTLFVTGGSQGARQINEAVSGAAADLQAAGIQVLHAIGPKNSLEVPQTGRYPYVVLNYVDRMDLAYAAADLVVCRSGANTVTEVSGVGLPAIYVPLPIGNGEQRLNAKPVVDVGGGVLIDNAQMTADWVRANVPQLLHDRERLTAMSTAATGVIRTDADERLARIILDVVRSAS